A window from Hemicordylus capensis ecotype Gifberg chromosome 2, rHemCap1.1.pri, whole genome shotgun sequence encodes these proteins:
- the LOC128345121 gene encoding peptidyl-prolyl cis-trans isomerase FKBP8-like, translated as MASGGDSLEDISPDWASTGLVDLTSPELAKASASLLDSGEDFEVLDDEDGEEDLSDLPPLEDIPANKVPAAKDEGQATASEESVEAVEWMDVLGSGLLKKKVLISGQGRESRPVKGQDVTIWLKVALEDGTAVEENPDLTFTLGDCDVIQALDLSVQLMEMGETALITSDAKYCFGLQGRSPDIPPNAALALEVELLAAQDAPDLELLGGKEKAELANRKRERGNVHYQRADYVLAINSYDIALKVVGSNSKVDFTPEEEAELLEVKIKCLNNLAASQLKLDHYEAALRSCSQVLEQQPDNIKALFRKGKVLAQLGEYSEAIPILKAALKLEPSNKTIHAELSKLAKKHADQKSVETEMYRKMLGNTGSSSAPTKCKDKSPRSIPWKWLFGATAVALGGVALSVVIAARN; from the exons ATGGCTTCCGGCGGGGACAGCTTGGAGGACATTTCGCCAGACTGGGCCAGCACCGGCCTCGTGGACCTGACCTCTCCTGAGCTGGCAAAAGCCAGTGCCTCCTTGCTCGACAGCGGAGAGGACTTTGAAGTCCTGGACGACGAGGACGGGGAAGAGGACCTGAGCGACCTGCCTCCGCTGGAGGACATTCCCGCCAACAAAGTTCCGGCAGCCAAAGATGAAGGCCAGGCGACTGCCTCTGAGGAGAGTGTAGAAGCTGTGGAGTGGATGGACGTATTGG GGAGCGGCTTGTTGAAGAAGAAAGTCCTCATCTCAGGCCAGGGCCGGGAGAGCCGTCCTGTCAAGGGCCAGGATGTTACCATCTGGCTAAAAGTGGCGCTGGAGGATGGTACGGCTGTGGAGGAGAATCCTGATCTCACCTTCACGCTGGGCGACTGTGACGTCATCCAG GCTTTGGATCTCAGTGTGCAGCTGATGGAGATGGGAGAGACGGCCCTGATTACATCTGATGCAAAATATTGTTTTGGCCTgcaggggag AAGCCCCGACATCCCACCCAACGCAGCCCTTGCCCTCGAAGTGGAGCTGTTGGCCGCACAGGATGCCCCCGACTTGGAGCTACTCGGCGGGAAAGAGAAGGCTGAGCTCGCCAATCGGAAGAGGGAACGTGGCAACGTCCACTACCAGCGAGCGGATTACGTGCTGGCCATCAACTCCTACGACATCGCCCTGAAAGTCGTCGGCTCCAATTCAAAAG TCGACTTCACCCCGGAAGAGGAAGctgaactgttggaagtgaagattAAATGCCTGAACAATTTAGCTGCTTCTCAGCTTAAGCTGGACCATTACGAGGCCGCACTGAGATCCTGCAGCCAAGTGCTGGAGCAGCAACCAGACAACATCAAGGCCCTCTTCCGGAAAGGGAAG GTCTTAGCCCAGCTAGGCGAGTACAGCGAAGCGATCCCCATCTTAAAAGCCGCTTTGAAGCTGGAGCCTTCTAACAAG ACCATCCACGCGGAGCTCTCCAAGTTGGCCAAGAAGCATGCCGACCAAAAGAGCGTGGAGACGGAGATGTACCGCAAGATGCTGGGGAACACCGGCTCCAGCAGCGCCCCCACCAAGTGTAAAGATAAATCGCCCCGG
- the KXD1 gene encoding kxDL motif-containing protein 1 isoform X2, whose product MPCPGAGLHQGLRGWGLWLAVPSKMEPTASGVFCSRVLSMVNSEDVNAIILAQKNMLNRFEKTNEMLLNFNNLSNVRMQQMNERFLHHTRTLVEMKKDLDSIFRRIRTLKGKLAKQYPEAFSNIHESPILEDDDFDSIPKSTATTIATSEQSTESCDTSPDIISPTTSHDFEDLSQGPYDSPAVNGQSVTDDDNETD is encoded by the exons ATGCCTTGTCCAGGGGCGGGGCTTCACCAGGGACTGCGAGGGTGGGGCTTGTG GCTTGCAGTACCGTCCAAGATGGAGCCCACTGCCTCTGGCGTCTTCTGCAGCCGGGTGCTTAGCATGGTGAACTCAGAGGACGTGAACGCCATCATCTTGGCCCAAAAGAACAT GCTCAACCGCTTTGAGAAGACCAACGAGATGCTGCTCAACTTCAACAACCTCTCCAACGTCCGGATGCAGCAGATGAACGAGCGCTTCCTCCACCACACTCGCACCCTAGTGGAGATGAAGAAGGACCTGGACAGCATCTTTCGGAGGATCAG GACGCTGAAGGGGAAACTAGCCAAACAGTATCCGGAAGCATTTAGCA ataTTCACGAATCTCCCATCCTGGAAGATGACGACTTTGACTCTATCCCCAAAAGCACCGCCACGACCATTGCTACCTCGGAGCAGAGCACCGAGTCCTGTGACACCAGCCCCGATATCATCTCTCCCACCACCAGCCACGACTTTGAAGACCTCTCCCAGGGCCCCTACGACTCGCCAGCCGTGAATGGGCAGAGCGTGACGGACGATGACAACGAGACGGACTAG
- the KXD1 gene encoding kxDL motif-containing protein 1 isoform X1, translated as MEPTASGVFCSRVLSMVNSEDVNAIILAQKNMLNRFEKTNEMLLNFNNLSNVRMQQMNERFLHHTRTLVEMKKDLDSIFRRIRTLKGKLAKQYPEAFSTAAAVVVLWQALDQVLTEVHWKLPKCLTQQKEKEKKVGYIHESPILEDDDFDSIPKSTATTIATSEQSTESCDTSPDIISPTTSHDFEDLSQGPYDSPAVNGQSVTDDDNETD; from the exons ATGGAGCCCACTGCCTCTGGCGTCTTCTGCAGCCGGGTGCTTAGCATGGTGAACTCAGAGGACGTGAACGCCATCATCTTGGCCCAAAAGAACAT GCTCAACCGCTTTGAGAAGACCAACGAGATGCTGCTCAACTTCAACAACCTCTCCAACGTCCGGATGCAGCAGATGAACGAGCGCTTCCTCCACCACACTCGCACCCTAGTGGAGATGAAGAAGGACCTGGACAGCATCTTTCGGAGGATCAG GACGCTGAAGGGGAAACTAGCCAAACAGTATCCGGAAGCATTTAGCA ctgctgctgctgttgttgttttgtggcAGGCTCTAGATCAAGTCCTGACTGAGGTCCACTGGAAGCTTCCAAAGTGCTTGACACagcagaaggaaaaagagaaaaaagtggGAT ataTTCACGAATCTCCCATCCTGGAAGATGACGACTTTGACTCTATCCCCAAAAGCACCGCCACGACCATTGCTACCTCGGAGCAGAGCACCGAGTCCTGTGACACCAGCCCCGATATCATCTCTCCCACCACCAGCCACGACTTTGAAGACCTCTCCCAGGGCCCCTACGACTCGCCAGCCGTGAATGGGCAGAGCGTGACGGACGATGACAACGAGACGGACTAG